A DNA window from Gillisia sp. Hel1_33_143 contains the following coding sequences:
- a CDS encoding DUF3347 domain-containing protein: MKNRVRNVAMLIFLGGSLLFASCKDNKNNEEDTNHEMNSEDHMDHGNMMDDDMHDAAMTKSSAKFNNDQVAAIYTYYTEIQAALAADKPQDAKDNAKLMVSSLSQVEAANEMLEPTKRIANTDDINQQREAFSTLTTKMGAILEGALSSGEVYKLYCPMAFEGKGDYWYANSKDIRNPYFGAQMLKCGRVEETIK; this comes from the coding sequence ATGAAAAATAGAGTAAGAAATGTAGCGATGTTGATCTTTTTAGGAGGAAGTCTTTTGTTTGCTTCGTGTAAAGACAATAAGAATAATGAAGAAGATACAAATCATGAGATGAATTCTGAAGACCATATGGATCATGGTAATATGATGGACGATGATATGCATGACGCTGCAATGACAAAATCTTCAGCTAAGTTCAATAACGATCAGGTTGCTGCCATATATACTTATTATACCGAAATACAAGCAGCTCTGGCAGCAGATAAACCTCAAGATGCAAAAGACAATGCGAAGCTGATGGTTTCTTCCCTTTCCCAGGTAGAAGCAGCTAATGAAATGCTGGAACCAACCAAAAGAATTGCTAATACAGATGATATTAACCAACAGAGGGAAGCCTTTTCCACCCTTACAACCAAGATGGGTGCTATTTTAGAAGGGGCTTTATCTAGTGGTGAAGTTTACAAATTATACTGCCCAATGGCATTTGAAGGAAAAGGAGACTACTGGTATGCAAATTCTAAGGATATAAGAAATCCATATTTTGGAGCTCAAATGCTAAAATGCGGGAGAGTGGAAGAAACAATAAAATAA
- a CDS encoding four-helix bundle copper-binding protein — protein sequence MKNDTLIHALGNCINHCNYCADACLDEKNVQMMVDCIRTDRVCAEVCSTLNQLLATNYKDVNDLIKYCIKVCEDCAAECGRHEAKHCKDCAKACQECVSACKAYLA from the coding sequence ATGAAAAATGATACGTTAATACATGCATTAGGAAACTGTATTAATCATTGTAACTATTGTGCAGATGCATGTTTAGATGAGAAAAATGTGCAAATGATGGTAGATTGTATTAGGACAGATAGGGTTTGTGCCGAAGTATGTTCTACTTTAAACCAGTTACTAGCTACAAATTATAAAGATGTAAACGATCTTATAAAATATTGTATTAAAGTTTGTGAGGATTGTGCAGCTGAATGCGGTAGGCATGAAGCAAAACATTGTAAAGACTGTGCAAAAGCTTGCCAGGAATGTGTAAGCGCTTGTAAAGCTTATTTAGCTTAG
- a CDS encoding heavy metal translocating P-type ATPase, with protein sequence MKHIYNITGMTCNGCRAHVEKILKEVDGVDNADVNLEHNQAVILMEKQIPLSIFEQALNDDGGKYKITDLKTSTTNKKLMTHTYTVTGMTCDGCRTHVENTLKGIKGVEEAEVNLKKELAEIAMQKHIPLEVFQQALKDHGGNYEIHNQDHSASKDGLMTHTYAVAGMTCNGCRSHVEKALQEVEGVEEAHVDLDKAEAEIKMKSHIPLKTFQKALQDDGDHYQIYKQGEKPNASSVKMVKPKGEGTGTFYCPMHCEGDKTYDQPGDCPVCGMDLVEEVSLNSGGEKYTCPMHPEIIEDEPGDCPICGMDLVPMEADVSAEKKSYQKLLRKFKIAVAFTLPIFLIAMSDMIPNNPLYDVMELKYWNWVQFALSLPVVFYATWMFFERAWRSIKFWNLNMFTLIGIGSGVAWSFSVFGLLFPDFFPAQFKTDEGTVHIYFEAATVILTLVLLGQLLEARAHSRTNSAIKALLKLAPNKATRLVNGKEEVIATDKIVVGDLLRVKPGDKIPVDGVIEKGETSIDESMITGEPIPVDKAEGDKITSGTINGNQTFTMKAEKVGDETLLSQIVKMVNDASRSQAPIQKLADRISGYFVPIVVFISLLTFAIWAIYGPDPAYVYAFINAIAVLIIACPCALGLATPMSVMVGVGKGAQNGVLIKNAEALEQMDDIDTLIIDKTGTITEGKPSVEKVVSVGNNSSEEKAIKQIASVNSLSEHPLAQATVKYAEEKNIEISEASNFKSVTGKGVMANLEGNSIAIGNDKLMKQINATISEELQKQISAEQKLGKTVSYLAVDAIISGYVTITDPIKKTSKKAIQNLMDAGVEVYMLTGDNENTAKAVADELHLSGFKAGLLPQDKLSEVKRLQAEGKKVAMAGDGINDAPALAQSNVGIAMGTGTDVAIESAKITLVKGDLHGVVKAKKLSNKVMRNIKQNLFFALIYNSVGVPIAAGVLYPFFGLLLSPMIAALAMSFSSVSVIANALRLKNSDLD encoded by the coding sequence ATGAAACATATATATAATATAACAGGAATGACCTGCAACGGGTGTAGAGCCCATGTAGAAAAAATCCTGAAGGAAGTTGATGGAGTAGATAATGCTGATGTTAATTTGGAACATAATCAGGCTGTGATATTAATGGAGAAACAAATTCCTTTGTCAATTTTTGAGCAGGCCCTTAATGATGATGGCGGGAAATATAAAATTACCGATCTTAAAACTTCTACTACCAATAAAAAGTTAATGACTCATACATATACCGTAACAGGAATGACTTGTGATGGATGTAGAACTCATGTAGAAAATACGCTTAAGGGTATAAAGGGAGTTGAAGAAGCAGAAGTTAATTTGAAGAAAGAGCTAGCAGAAATTGCGATGCAAAAGCATATTCCTCTAGAAGTTTTTCAGCAAGCGCTTAAAGATCATGGTGGAAATTATGAGATTCATAACCAAGATCATTCAGCCTCTAAAGATGGTTTGATGACGCATACTTACGCTGTAGCCGGAATGACTTGTAATGGTTGCAGATCTCATGTAGAAAAAGCATTGCAGGAAGTTGAGGGAGTAGAAGAAGCGCATGTAGATCTTGACAAAGCAGAAGCTGAGATCAAGATGAAATCTCATATTCCTTTAAAGACTTTTCAAAAAGCATTGCAAGATGATGGAGATCATTATCAGATCTACAAACAAGGTGAGAAACCAAATGCATCTTCAGTAAAAATGGTGAAACCAAAAGGGGAAGGTACCGGAACCTTCTATTGCCCAATGCACTGTGAGGGGGATAAGACTTATGACCAACCCGGAGATTGTCCGGTTTGTGGGATGGATCTAGTAGAAGAAGTAAGTCTAAATTCAGGCGGTGAAAAATATACCTGCCCCATGCATCCTGAAATTATAGAAGATGAACCGGGTGACTGCCCTATCTGCGGTATGGATCTCGTACCTATGGAGGCGGATGTTTCTGCTGAAAAGAAATCATATCAAAAACTGCTGCGCAAATTTAAGATAGCAGTAGCCTTTACCTTGCCTATCTTTTTGATAGCAATGTCAGACATGATTCCTAATAATCCATTGTATGATGTAATGGAGCTTAAGTACTGGAATTGGGTGCAATTTGCGCTATCACTTCCTGTAGTTTTCTATGCTACTTGGATGTTCTTTGAAAGAGCGTGGCGCTCTATAAAATTCTGGAACTTGAATATGTTCACCTTAATTGGTATAGGTTCTGGAGTAGCATGGAGTTTTAGTGTATTTGGTTTGTTATTCCCAGATTTCTTTCCTGCTCAGTTTAAAACAGATGAAGGAACTGTGCATATTTATTTTGAAGCAGCCACGGTAATTTTAACCTTGGTACTTCTTGGTCAGTTATTAGAAGCAAGAGCACATAGTCGTACCAATTCTGCTATAAAAGCATTATTGAAATTGGCTCCTAATAAAGCTACCAGATTGGTAAATGGAAAGGAAGAAGTTATTGCAACAGACAAAATTGTGGTGGGAGATCTTCTTAGGGTAAAACCGGGAGATAAGATTCCTGTAGATGGTGTTATTGAAAAAGGAGAGACAAGTATAGATGAATCTATGATCACCGGAGAACCAATTCCTGTAGATAAAGCCGAAGGAGATAAAATAACTTCCGGAACTATCAATGGAAATCAAACCTTTACCATGAAGGCTGAAAAGGTAGGAGATGAAACCTTACTTTCTCAAATAGTTAAGATGGTGAATGATGCCAGTAGGTCTCAAGCACCAATTCAAAAATTAGCCGATAGAATTTCCGGGTATTTTGTACCTATTGTTGTCTTTATCTCTCTGTTAACTTTCGCGATTTGGGCTATCTACGGGCCAGATCCAGCCTATGTTTATGCTTTTATAAATGCCATTGCCGTTCTAATAATTGCTTGCCCGTGTGCTTTAGGGCTAGCCACGCCAATGTCTGTTATGGTGGGAGTTGGTAAAGGAGCACAAAACGGAGTGCTTATTAAAAATGCGGAAGCTTTAGAGCAGATGGATGACATTGATACACTTATAATCGATAAAACCGGAACCATAACAGAAGGAAAACCTTCAGTAGAAAAAGTGGTAAGTGTTGGAAATAATTCTTCAGAAGAAAAGGCTATCAAACAAATAGCTTCTGTAAATTCTTTAAGCGAGCATCCACTTGCGCAAGCTACCGTTAAATATGCTGAAGAAAAGAATATAGAAATATCAGAAGCATCTAATTTCAAATCGGTTACAGGAAAAGGAGTGATGGCTAATTTGGAAGGAAATTCCATTGCGATTGGTAATGATAAACTGATGAAGCAGATTAATGCAACAATTTCCGAAGAACTTCAAAAACAAATAAGTGCAGAGCAAAAGTTAGGAAAAACGGTATCTTATCTTGCAGTAGATGCTATTATTTCCGGCTATGTAACTATTACAGATCCAATTAAGAAGACCAGCAAAAAGGCTATTCAGAATTTGATGGATGCCGGAGTTGAGGTATATATGCTTACCGGAGATAATGAGAATACTGCCAAAGCAGTGGCAGACGAATTACATTTAAGCGGATTTAAAGCAGGTCTCTTGCCTCAAGATAAACTTAGTGAAGTAAAGCGTTTACAAGCAGAAGGTAAGAAAGTAGCCATGGCTGGAGACGGTATTAACGATGCTCCTGCCTTAGCGCAGTCTAACGTTGGGATTGCTATGGGTACTGGTACAGATGTAGCTATAGAAAGTGCTAAGATCACTTTAGTTAAAGGAGATCTTCATGGGGTGGTAAAAGCGAAAAAACTTAGTAATAAAGTAATGCGAAATATTAAGCAGAACTTATTTTTTGCGCTTATCTACAATTCTGTTGGAGTTCCTATTGCCGCGGGTGTTTTATATCCGTTCTTTGGATTGTTATTATCACCTATGATCGCTGCTTTAGCAATGAGTTTTAGCTCGGTTTCTGTAATTGCTAATGCCTTAAGATTAAAAAATTCTGATCTGGATTAA
- a CDS encoding YqaE/Pmp3 family membrane protein, translating into MSLWRVLLSILFPPLAVYDRGCGSILIVLILTLLGWVPGVIAALIILNKSK; encoded by the coding sequence ATGAGTTTATGGAGAGTGCTCTTGTCAATTTTATTTCCTCCCCTTGCAGTGTATGATAGGGGTTGTGGTTCAATTTTGATAGTTTTAATATTAACTCTTTTAGGTTGGGTGCCGGGTGTAATTGCTGCACTAATCATTTTAAATAAAAGCAAGTAA
- the lysS gene encoding lysine--tRNA ligase — MQLSEQEIVRREKLSALRKLNIDPYPAALFPVSHTTSGIKSDFTEGEKVIVAGRLMSRRIQGKASFAEIQDSHGKIQVYFNRDEICTGEDKSKYNDVYKKLLDIGDFIGIEGELFNTQVGEKTIMVKDFTLLSKSLRPLPLPKTDKEGKTFDEFNDPEQRYRQRYADLAVNPKVKEIFVKRTKLFNAMRNFFNESGYFEVETPVLQPIPGGAAARPFITHHNALDMPLYLRIANELYLKRLIVGGFDGVYEFSKNFRNEGMDRTHNPEFTAMEIYVAYKDYNWMMEFTENLLEHCAMEVNGKTEATFGTHNVNFKAPYKRVTMTDAIIEFTGFDITGKSEKELYEAAKGMGIDVDDTMGKGKLIDEIFGEKCEGNYIQPTFITDYPKEMSPLCKEHRDNPELTERFELMVCGKEVANAYSELNDPIDQRARFEEQLKLSEKGDDEAMFIDNDFLRALEYGMPPTSGLGIGMDRLIMFLTNKQSIQEVLFFPQMKPEKKAPTPKPEDFIKIGVPQEWVDTVMHEFISVSKLKENKATQVHQKLNGLRKKNKLPIAALQLEEVENWFN; from the coding sequence ATGCAGCTATCTGAACAAGAAATTGTACGAAGGGAGAAACTTTCCGCATTACGTAAATTAAATATCGATCCATATCCTGCCGCTTTATTTCCGGTAAGTCATACTACCTCTGGAATTAAATCTGATTTTACTGAAGGTGAAAAAGTAATTGTTGCCGGGAGATTAATGTCTCGCCGTATTCAAGGAAAAGCATCTTTTGCAGAAATTCAGGATTCTCATGGAAAGATTCAGGTTTATTTTAACCGTGATGAAATTTGCACCGGAGAAGATAAATCTAAGTACAACGATGTTTATAAGAAGTTGCTTGATATAGGTGATTTTATAGGAATTGAAGGAGAACTTTTCAATACTCAGGTAGGTGAAAAAACCATTATGGTTAAAGATTTTACTTTATTGAGTAAATCCTTAAGACCACTTCCGCTTCCAAAAACAGATAAAGAAGGTAAAACCTTTGATGAGTTTAACGATCCTGAACAAAGATACCGCCAGCGTTATGCAGATCTAGCGGTAAATCCAAAGGTGAAAGAGATCTTTGTAAAGCGTACCAAGCTTTTTAATGCCATGCGTAACTTCTTTAACGAAAGTGGCTATTTTGAAGTAGAAACTCCGGTATTGCAACCAATTCCTGGGGGAGCTGCGGCAAGACCTTTTATTACGCATCACAATGCGTTGGATATGCCTTTGTATCTTAGAATTGCGAATGAATTATATCTAAAAAGATTGATAGTTGGTGGTTTTGATGGGGTATATGAATTCTCTAAGAACTTCAGAAATGAAGGTATGGATAGAACTCATAATCCAGAGTTTACTGCGATGGAGATCTATGTAGCTTACAAAGACTACAACTGGATGATGGAATTCACTGAAAATCTTTTAGAGCACTGTGCTATGGAAGTAAACGGGAAGACCGAAGCTACTTTTGGAACGCATAATGTAAACTTTAAGGCGCCCTATAAACGAGTGACCATGACCGATGCAATTATTGAATTCACTGGATTTGATATTACAGGAAAGTCTGAAAAAGAACTGTACGAAGCTGCTAAAGGAATGGGCATCGATGTAGATGATACTATGGGTAAAGGAAAACTTATAGATGAGATCTTCGGAGAGAAATGTGAAGGGAATTATATCCAACCAACATTTATTACAGATTATCCAAAAGAAATGAGTCCGTTATGTAAAGAGCACAGAGATAATCCGGAGCTTACAGAGCGTTTTGAATTGATGGTTTGTGGAAAAGAAGTTGCTAATGCATATTCTGAGTTGAATGATCCTATAGACCAACGTGCGCGTTTTGAAGAGCAATTAAAGCTTTCAGAAAAAGGAGATGATGAAGCGATGTTTATCGATAATGATTTCTTGAGAGCTTTAGAATATGGAATGCCACCAACATCTGGACTTGGAATAGGAATGGACAGATTAATTATGTTCCTTACCAACAAACAATCCATACAAGAAGTTTTATTCTTTCCACAAATGAAACCGGAAAAGAAAGCTCCTACTCCAAAACCTGAAGATTTCATTAAGATCGGGGTGCCACAAGAATGGGTAGATACTGTGATGCATGAATTTATAAGTGTTTCTAAATTAAAAGAAAATAAAGCAACCCAAGTTCACCAAAAACTGAACGGCTTGCGTAAAAAGAACAAACTCCCAATAGCTGCACTTCAACTCGAGGAAGTAGAAAATTGGTTCAATTAA
- a CDS encoding ribonuclease HII: protein MLRNSYSKSQLECGTDEAGRGCLAGPVVAAAVILPKRFKNKILNDSKIVTGKNRDELRLIIEKKAVCYGVAHVDNHKIDEINILNASFLAMHHSIDLLSSIPEHILVDGNRFKTYKDIPHLCVVKGDGKYLNIAAASILAKTYRDEYMKKIDLEYPMYNWKKNKGYPTKEHREAIAKYGTTQYHRQTFKLLPDQLKLEL, encoded by the coding sequence ATGTTAAGAAATTCCTATTCCAAAAGTCAATTAGAATGTGGTACAGATGAAGCCGGAAGAGGCTGTCTTGCTGGTCCCGTGGTTGCAGCAGCTGTTATTTTACCCAAAAGATTTAAAAATAAAATTTTAAATGATTCTAAGATCGTAACAGGTAAAAATAGAGACGAATTAAGGCTAATTATCGAAAAAAAGGCTGTTTGCTATGGCGTGGCACATGTAGATAATCATAAAATTGATGAAATTAACATTTTAAATGCCTCATTCCTTGCCATGCATCATAGCATAGATCTTCTATCTTCTATTCCAGAACATATTCTTGTAGATGGCAACAGATTTAAAACATATAAAGACATTCCTCATCTCTGTGTAGTGAAAGGTGATGGGAAATACTTAAATATTGCAGCTGCATCTATACTGGCTAAAACTTATAGAGATGAGTATATGAAAAAAATAGACCTAGAATACCCCATGTATAATTGGAAAAAGAATAAAGGCTATCCAACCAAAGAACACAGAGAAGCTATTGCAAAGTATGGAACTACTCAATATCATAGACAAACTTTTAAACTGCTACCCGATCAATTGAAACTAGAATTATAA
- a CDS encoding zinc-dependent metalloprotease, with translation MTKNFSLKLLMVALSLSVSGCAVFQPNKKAPASASAKPESKKDGIKPFDKVITKDAKSDKGMFTVHKVDDNYFYEIPDSLLNREMLTVTRIAKTANGIGFGGGKQNTQVQKWERKNDNILLRVASYEIYAADSLPIHEAVVNSNFEPILQSFPIKAMGKDSLSKSYVIDVTDLYTKDVMALGLPDRERKEYKVSRLDDSRSYIDTIRSYPENIEIRHVKTYNAGNPPSNSSTGSISMEFSNSMILLPVVPMERRYFDQRVGWFARGQVDYGLNAQESKTVRYLDRWRLEVKPEDMDKFKNGELVEPKKQIVYYIDRATPEQWRPFIKQGIEDWQKAFEAAGFKNAIIAKDAPTKEEDPDWSPEDVRFSVVRYLASPIPNANGPHVSDPRSGEILESDINWYHNVMTLLRNWYFVQTAAINEDARGVQFKDEVMGRLIRFVSSHEVGHTLGLPHNMGSSVAYPVEKLRDPEFTKKNGTAPSIMDYARFNYVAQPGDGDVALMPEIGVYDKYAIEWGYRPILDKKGKEEKPVLDQWILKHAGDPMYRFGSQQSGVIDPSSQTEDLGDDAVLASEYGIANLKRIVPNLIEWTAEDGKDYEDLKTLYGQVLGQYNRYMGHVTANIGGVYEEYKTYDQDGAVYTHVPADHQKKAMKFLQDELFTTPQWLINQDIFNKIEFDGNLERVRGFQERTLDNLLDFGRMGRLIENSEINGKQAYSLVQMMTELRKGLWSELNSGRSIDLYRRNLQRAYIEQMDKLMTEEQSKIPARFRSYVTRTNVDVSQSDIRPIVRGELVTLQRSIRSAVNRSNDQLTRYHLLDALKRIDLILDPIAKS, from the coding sequence ATGACGAAAAACTTCTCTCTCAAGCTTTTGATGGTTGCCTTGTCTTTGTCTGTTTCGGGATGTGCCGTATTTCAGCCAAATAAAAAAGCTCCAGCCTCAGCTTCAGCAAAACCAGAGTCTAAAAAAGATGGTATCAAACCTTTTGACAAAGTGATCACTAAAGACGCAAAGTCGGACAAAGGTATGTTTACTGTTCACAAGGTAGACGACAATTATTTTTATGAAATACCAGACAGTTTATTAAATCGCGAGATGTTAACTGTTACCAGAATTGCTAAAACTGCTAATGGAATTGGTTTTGGTGGTGGTAAGCAGAATACCCAAGTTCAAAAATGGGAAAGAAAGAACGATAATATCTTGTTACGTGTAGCTTCTTACGAGATCTATGCTGCAGATTCTCTTCCAATACACGAGGCTGTTGTAAATTCTAACTTCGAGCCTATTCTTCAATCTTTTCCTATAAAAGCTATGGGTAAAGATTCTTTGAGTAAAAGTTATGTTATAGATGTAACAGATCTTTACACTAAAGATGTGATGGCACTTGGTCTTCCAGATAGAGAGCGTAAAGAATACAAAGTTTCAAGATTAGATGATAGCAGATCATACATAGATACTATCAGAAGTTATCCTGAAAACATTGAGATTCGCCACGTAAAAACTTATAATGCAGGAAATCCTCCGTCTAATTCTAGTACAGGATCTATTTCTATGGAATTCAGTAATTCTATGATCTTACTTCCGGTAGTTCCTATGGAAAGAAGATATTTTGATCAGCGTGTAGGATGGTTTGCGAGAGGACAAGTAGATTACGGTTTAAATGCTCAGGAAAGCAAAACAGTACGATATTTAGACCGATGGAGACTAGAAGTGAAGCCTGAGGACATGGATAAGTTCAAAAATGGTGAACTGGTAGAACCTAAGAAGCAAATTGTTTATTATATAGACAGAGCTACTCCAGAGCAATGGAGACCTTTTATTAAGCAAGGTATAGAAGATTGGCAAAAAGCATTTGAAGCAGCCGGTTTCAAAAATGCGATAATAGCAAAAGATGCTCCTACAAAAGAGGAAGATCCAGATTGGAGCCCGGAAGATGTAAGATTTTCTGTAGTAAGATATTTAGCCTCTCCTATTCCAAATGCTAATGGACCTCACGTAAGCGACCCTAGATCTGGAGAGATCTTAGAGTCTGACATTAACTGGTACCACAATGTAATGACCTTATTAAGAAACTGGTATTTTGTACAGACAGCAGCTATTAATGAAGATGCTAGAGGAGTTCAGTTTAAAGATGAAGTAATGGGTAGATTGATTCGATTTGTATCTTCTCATGAAGTTGGACATACTTTAGGATTACCTCATAACATGGGAAGCAGTGTAGCTTATCCTGTAGAGAAACTAAGAGATCCAGAATTCACTAAGAAAAATGGAACTGCACCATCTATTATGGATTATGCTAGGTTTAACTATGTGGCACAACCTGGTGATGGAGATGTTGCTCTAATGCCAGAAATTGGTGTTTATGATAAATATGCAATAGAATGGGGTTACAGACCAATTTTAGATAAAAAAGGAAAAGAAGAGAAACCTGTTCTAGACCAATGGATCTTGAAACATGCAGGAGACCCAATGTATAGATTCGGAAGTCAGCAAAGCGGTGTAATAGACCCAAGCTCTCAAACGGAAGATCTTGGTGACGATGCAGTTTTAGCAAGTGAATACGGAATTGCCAATTTGAAGAGAATTGTTCCAAATCTTATAGAATGGACTGCAGAAGATGGTAAAGATTATGAAGATCTTAAAACGCTTTATGGTCAGGTTTTAGGTCAGTACAATAGATACATGGGTCATGTAACCGCGAATATTGGTGGTGTATATGAGGAATATAAAACATACGATCAAGATGGTGCCGTTTACACTCATGTTCCTGCAGATCATCAAAAGAAAGCCATGAAATTTCTTCAGGATGAATTATTTACAACTCCACAATGGTTGATCAATCAAGACATCTTTAATAAGATCGAATTTGATGGGAATCTAGAGCGCGTTAGAGGTTTTCAAGAAAGAACTCTAGACAACTTGTTAGATTTCGGAAGAATGGGAAGACTTATTGAAAATTCTGAGATTAATGGAAAGCAAGCCTATTCTTTAGTGCAGATGATGACAGAACTTAGAAAAGGCCTATGGAGTGAACTAAACTCTGGTCGTTCTATAGATCTATACAGAAGAAACCTACAGCGTGCTTACATTGAGCAGATGGATAAATTAATGACAGAAGAACAGAGCAAGATCCCTGCAAGATTTAGATCTTATGTTACCAGAACCAATGTAGATGTATCTCAAAGTGATATTCGCCCAATTGTACGTGGAGAATTGGTTACACTGCAGCGTAGCATTAGAAGCGCTGTGAACAGATCTAATGATCAACTTACTAGATATCACCTATTAGATGCTTTAAAACGCATAGATTTAATTCTAGACCCTATAGCAAAGAGTTAA
- the lipB gene encoding lipoyl(octanoyl) transferase LipB, translated as MNKKVEVRDLGLKDYKETWDYQEQVFKEILDLKIRNRRENLDLETPNYLLMVEHPHVYTLGKSGDLENLLLSEAQLKSKNASFYKINRGGDITYHGPGQLVGYPILDLENFFTDIHKYLRFLEEAIMLTLLEYGLKPQRSKGETGVWLDVDTPFARKICAMGVRASRWVTMHGFALNVNADLGYFDNIIPCGIKGKAVTSLNVELGQKEVSMKEVEEKVLKHFAKLFEAEQV; from the coding sequence ATGAATAAGAAGGTAGAGGTTCGAGATCTAGGATTAAAAGATTACAAGGAGACCTGGGATTATCAAGAACAGGTTTTTAAAGAAATTCTAGATCTAAAGATCAGAAATAGGAGAGAGAATCTTGATCTGGAAACGCCTAATTATTTGTTGATGGTGGAGCATCCACATGTCTATACTCTAGGAAAAAGTGGCGATCTGGAAAATCTTCTACTTTCTGAGGCGCAATTGAAATCTAAAAATGCTAGTTTCTATAAAATAAATAGAGGAGGAGACATCACTTATCATGGTCCCGGACAATTGGTGGGGTATCCAATTTTAGATCTTGAAAATTTCTTTACTGACATTCATAAATATTTAAGATTTCTGGAAGAGGCTATAATGTTAACGCTTTTGGAGTATGGTTTAAAACCACAGCGCAGTAAAGGCGAAACCGGAGTCTGGTTGGATGTAGATACACCTTTTGCTAGAAAGATATGTGCAATGGGCGTTCGTGCTAGTCGATGGGTTACCATGCATGGATTTGCATTGAACGTAAATGCCGATCTTGGTTATTTTGACAATATTATTCCCTGCGGAATTAAAGGCAAAGCGGTAACTTCATTAAATGTAGAACTTGGCCAAAAAGAGGTTTCTATGAAAGAAGTTGAAGAAAAAGTGTTGAAGCATTTTGCTAAGCTTTTTGAAGCAGAACAGGTATAA
- a CDS encoding heme-binding domain-containing protein produces the protein MKILKVVGWVLLIALIAIQFIPSNLNQEEVDYTTDFATVYNVPENVNRVLETSCYDCHSNNTKYPWYNRIQPVAMYLSDHVEDGKKHFNFSEFSSYSLKRQKKKLDEVAHEVEDGEMPLDSYTLVHWDAKLSEADKKLVIDWANELNSSL, from the coding sequence ATGAAAATACTAAAAGTAGTAGGGTGGGTTCTTCTAATCGCATTAATAGCGATTCAATTCATACCATCAAACCTAAATCAAGAAGAAGTAGATTATACAACAGATTTTGCTACAGTTTATAATGTTCCAGAAAACGTAAATAGAGTGCTGGAGACATCCTGTTATGATTGTCATAGTAATAATACTAAATATCCGTGGTATAATAGAATTCAACCGGTAGCGATGTATTTATCAGATCATGTAGAGGACGGAAAAAAGCATTTTAATTTTAGCGAATTTTCTTCTTATTCTTTAAAAAGACAGAAAAAGAAACTTGATGAGGTTGCACATGAAGTGGAAGATGGAGAAATGCCTTTAGATTCATATACTTTAGTTCATTGGGATGCAAAACTTTCTGAAGCCGATAAAAAATTGGTAATAGATTGGGCAAATGAATTAAATAGCAGTCTTTAA